DNA from Lentibacillus amyloliquefaciens:
GCAGGCGAATAAAAGGGGGTACCAATTGGCATAAAGCACGCATCAAGGTTGCACGAATCTATGAAAAGCTGACCAATGCACGCATGGATTTCCTGCATAAAGTGAAACTTCAATCAGTGGGGCGGATGTGTCATTTCCATTCGCAACACCTCCCTCCCCGGGAAGTCTCCCACCGAAGACTACCGACGAGCGGCAGTGCTGCCAACCCCTCATGCGAAGCCAGTCTATTGTATTTTATTATAACATATTGCTATCGTCTCAACCTCATTTTATATTTCATCTGGCTGCCGGGTGAAATTCGGCACATCTTTTACGCCGGTCATGCGGACGTATGTGAATAACTGTCCTTTATGGTGGACTTCATGGTCGATGGCGTTGGAAAACCAATATGTACCCGGTGCGCGCAGTTTGTTGAACTGAATATAGCCTTTCATCTGGTAGGTGAAAATTGTTGCGATTTCTTCTTTCGTTTCTTCGGTATAACGCTGAACAATTGTGCGGATATCGTTTATCGTTTTGTAATTGTTTTCTTCAGGCGGCGCCTCGAATTCACCTTTTTTAATCCCGTTAACAAACATATGTGTTGATGTGACGATATGTATGGCCAATTCTCCAAGCGACATGGCACCGTCCCATGGTCTGTAGTCCACATAGTCATCATCGACCAGGGCAAGCAAATCATCCAAAATCATCCGATGCTGTAACCAGCCGTTCACAGCGCCTTCCATTCCGTTGCTCATATGAATTCTCCTTTCTCGCATTCATGTATTCAGTATAACGTTTGTTGCAGTGAGTTGCCCATATATTTGTTTTGCGTTAGATAATTTGTGTTGTCCCCCATATCGTTGTGAGACTTTAAACCTACTATTAAGTATCTCATAGTAAAGATTAGTTCTTTTTACCTCTGGATATTTTTCCAAAAATTATTTATATTAAAAAATAAATGAATAAATAGTCATAATCGGCATGCTTATTTAGAGGGAAGGGGGTAAACATTTTTCAAGAGAATGGTAATTGAAGAAAGCAGCATTTAATAGCATGCAGGTGAGCCATTTATAATATCGCCAACTTTATTCTATTTTACAGTCTATCTATATTATCCCGCGTGCCCGCGTGTAATGGACAGTAATTTGCCCAAGAACGGCGGTTAACTGTCCCTGAATGTCCGATTAATGTCCTGATCGGCTGTATGATTGTCGTTAATAACTGAGCTCCCGAAAAGATTAGACAATTTCTGAGGTCCATAAATATTAAAAGCGAAGGAGAGACGGGGATGCCAAAACGGATCAGCGAAAAATATGTCAGTATCATGATGATTTTTGTACTGGTAGCAAGTATGCTGACACCCGCAGCCGGACCAATGCGAGCATCCGCAGCTGAAGCGGACGAGCCGATAACTGTCGAAGATGCCATTGCGAAAAACAACGATGGCAGTGAGCAGACGGTCAAGGGGCATATTGTCGGGTATGTGATCAGCCAGGGTAATGTGTCGCGAACTGATTTTCCGGAAGATTATAACGTCGCACTGGCTGATGAGGCCGGCGAAACGAACCCTGACAACATGATCTATGTCCAGCTGACTGACGCTTACCGGGCGGAATTCGGGCTGAATTCAAACCCGGACAATCTGGATAAGGAGATCGTTATTACCGGCAGTATGGAAGAATATCACTCCCATAATGGTCTTAAGGAACCGAGTGATATACGGTTTGCTTCTGAAAATCCGGATGATCCACTCGAATTACAGTCTATCGCGGATGTAAGGGAACAGGAAACAGGCGAGGCAAAAACAAAAGGGGTTGTGACGGCCAAATTAAACAATACCATTCAAATTCAGGATGAAACCGCCGCGATTGCCATACGTCCGACGTCACTCGATGCACAATTGGGCGACAAAATTACAGTGACCGGCAGTTTACAAAATTACC
Protein-coding regions in this window:
- a CDS encoding DinB family protein, whose product is MSNGMEGAVNGWLQHRMILDDLLALVDDDYVDYRPWDGAMSLGELAIHIVTSTHMFVNGIKKGEFEAPPEENNYKTINDIRTIVQRYTEETKEEIATIFTYQMKGYIQFNKLRAPGTYWFSNAIDHEVHHKGQLFTYVRMTGVKDVPNFTRQPDEI